The proteins below are encoded in one region of Fibrella aestuarina BUZ 2:
- a CDS encoding polysaccharide biosynthesis/export family protein, translating to MFATISDQSKRTAAKTLALVGLLLGTLPATFGQITPAPSSGAPSAPSSSGIPSQLPAGTRLPNGIPTPSQSQQGRTSQQGANTNPNQRAGQVQQGNTGTRQTTGANGQATQGQTGQTGRNGQATQTGQNGQTGQAGVDANGNPTEATAEGNNEPNINTQISEQGYNDLSPEEALRARERAALRRKLFGYELFNNPDLATTFQPNLNIATPVSYVLGTGDQLNINIYGFSQDAIRQTVTPEGNIYLPSGIGPVHVSGLTVEAAKARITERLSKIYVGLKNSSYGPRNTYLEVTLGGIRTIRVSVLGEAIKPGTYSVSSLSSAMNVIYASGGPSDLGSFRNVQVIRNNRVVATIDLYDLLLTGVLRNNVRLQDNDNIRIPGYVSHVELQGNTRRNNIFEMLPGETMERLLFYGGGFSATAYKSRVKVTRLTNRELKVIDVLADQFKSFAMQDGDIARVEQLLDRFENQVTIAGAVYRAGTYSLDQNKTLKELVASAEGVRGEALLGRVNILRIREDMSSENITVDLGKILAGTEPDLPLQREDVVNVTSKFDLAEYGTVSIEGEVNRPGQLGYQSNMTLEDAFLQVGGLRESAAAAQVEVVRRKKDVDPNSANAQIADVFRFSIDRNLELANDNKFFLQPYDQVIVRRSPNYQVQTFAQVEGEVILPGSYPIKTKDQKVSDLVLMAGGLTPQAYVQGATLIRTVKLSPEELAQRQRSVTELSDDNRKTAVNIEAVEPNKQESIGIDLKRILARPGSTEDILLQEGDLLRIPKQLETVRIQGEVLLPTTVKFRGGQTFQDYISQAGGFTEQSQRKRAFIVYANGSVDRTRRFMFFNIYPRVEPGAEVIVPQRRTNPLTPQQIIGSATGIATGLMGLISAVLAFRLLQP from the coding sequence TTGTTTGCCACTATTTCCGACCAATCCAAGCGCACAGCAGCCAAAACCTTAGCCCTTGTTGGCCTCCTTCTCGGAACCCTGCCCGCTACGTTTGGTCAGATCACCCCGGCCCCGAGCAGTGGCGCCCCATCAGCACCCTCGTCATCGGGCATTCCCAGTCAGTTACCAGCCGGCACGCGGTTACCCAACGGCATTCCAACGCCCTCGCAAAGCCAGCAGGGACGTACCTCACAGCAGGGGGCCAATACCAATCCCAATCAGCGCGCAGGCCAGGTACAGCAGGGCAACACCGGCACCCGCCAGACTACCGGCGCCAACGGACAGGCGACGCAAGGCCAAACCGGGCAAACGGGCCGTAACGGGCAGGCGACCCAAACGGGTCAGAATGGGCAAACCGGACAAGCGGGCGTTGATGCCAACGGCAACCCAACCGAAGCCACAGCCGAGGGCAACAATGAGCCCAACATCAATACGCAGATTAGCGAGCAAGGTTACAATGATCTCTCGCCTGAAGAGGCCCTCCGTGCCCGCGAACGGGCAGCCCTTCGCCGGAAGCTGTTCGGCTACGAGCTGTTCAACAACCCTGATCTGGCAACCACGTTTCAGCCCAATCTGAACATCGCCACGCCTGTCAGCTACGTATTAGGCACTGGCGACCAACTCAATATCAACATTTACGGTTTCTCGCAGGATGCGATCCGGCAGACCGTCACCCCCGAGGGAAACATCTACCTGCCCAGCGGCATTGGGCCGGTACACGTATCTGGCCTGACGGTCGAAGCAGCCAAAGCCCGTATCACCGAGCGGCTGTCAAAAATTTACGTAGGCCTAAAGAATAGTTCGTATGGCCCGCGCAACACGTACCTGGAAGTCACGCTGGGTGGCATTCGGACTATCCGGGTATCCGTTCTGGGCGAAGCCATCAAGCCAGGTACGTATTCAGTTTCTTCGCTGTCGTCGGCCATGAACGTCATCTACGCATCGGGTGGCCCCAGTGATCTGGGTTCGTTCCGGAACGTGCAGGTGATTCGCAACAACCGCGTGGTCGCAACCATCGATCTATACGACCTGCTGCTGACCGGTGTGCTGCGCAACAACGTCCGCCTGCAAGACAACGACAACATCCGCATTCCGGGGTACGTCTCTCACGTCGAACTTCAGGGCAACACCCGCCGCAACAACATCTTCGAAATGCTGCCCGGCGAAACCATGGAGCGGTTGCTGTTCTACGGGGGCGGTTTTTCGGCGACAGCCTACAAGAGCCGTGTGAAAGTGACCCGCCTCACCAACCGTGAGCTTAAAGTAATCGACGTGTTGGCCGATCAGTTCAAGAGCTTTGCCATGCAGGACGGGGATATCGCGCGGGTCGAACAATTGCTCGACCGGTTCGAAAACCAGGTTACCATTGCCGGGGCCGTCTACCGGGCCGGCACCTATTCGCTCGATCAGAATAAGACATTGAAAGAATTGGTAGCCAGCGCCGAAGGGGTGCGGGGCGAAGCGCTGCTGGGCCGGGTAAACATCCTCCGCATCCGGGAAGACATGTCGTCGGAAAACATTACCGTCGATCTGGGCAAAATCCTGGCGGGTACGGAGCCCGACCTGCCGCTTCAGCGCGAAGACGTAGTCAACGTCACCTCGAAGTTTGATCTGGCTGAGTACGGCACCGTATCCATCGAAGGCGAGGTAAATCGCCCCGGTCAGTTGGGCTATCAGTCAAACATGACCCTCGAAGATGCGTTCCTGCAAGTGGGCGGTCTGCGCGAGTCGGCGGCTGCGGCACAGGTCGAAGTGGTCCGGCGCAAAAAAGACGTGGACCCTAACTCAGCCAACGCACAGATTGCCGATGTATTCCGGTTCAGCATCGACCGGAATCTGGAACTGGCCAACGACAATAAGTTTTTCCTGCAACCGTACGATCAGGTAATTGTACGGCGCTCGCCTAACTACCAGGTGCAAACCTTTGCGCAGGTAGAGGGCGAAGTCATTCTGCCGGGCTCGTACCCCATCAAAACTAAAGATCAGAAAGTCTCGGATCTGGTTTTGATGGCTGGGGGCCTCACCCCGCAGGCCTATGTACAGGGCGCTACGCTGATCCGCACGGTTAAGCTAAGCCCCGAAGAGTTAGCTCAACGGCAGCGGTCAGTCACGGAGCTATCCGACGATAACCGGAAAACAGCCGTTAACATTGAGGCTGTCGAACCTAACAAACAGGAGTCGATCGGTATCGATCTGAAGCGTATTCTGGCTCGTCCGGGCTCGACGGAAGACATTCTGTTGCAGGAAGGCGACTTGCTACGCATTCCCAAGCAGCTCGAAACCGTCCGAATCCAGGGTGAAGTACTGCTGCCAACGACCGTCAAGTTCCGGGGTGGCCAAACCTTCCAGGATTACATTTCACAGGCTGGCGGCTTTACCGAACAATCGCAGCGGAAGCGGGCCTTTATCGTCTATGCCAACGGCTCGGTCGATCGCACACGCCGGTTTATGTTCTTCAACATCTACCCACGTGTTGAGCCGGGTGCTGAAGTAATCGTGCCACAACGGCGCACCAACCCACTTACCCCGCAACAGATTATTGGCAGCGCCACGGGCATTGCTACGGGTCTGATGGGGCTGATTTCGGCCGTGCTTGCGTTCCGGTTACTCCAACCATAA
- a CDS encoding ABC transporter permease, with protein sequence MKTHEVVIQAGRPERFYWRDLWRSRELLYILSMRDISVRYKQTALGMSWSLIRPLLTMLVQTFVFSFVAKLPPDPGVPYALMVLAGITIWTFFSNAFQQISTSITANANLVTKVYFPRLVMPLSAVAVSFVDFLIAFGLFVGISIYYQYVPDWHILFLPLFLLLAMLGAFAFGLFFAAINVRFRDVGQLIPFMIQVGFYLCPIAYSSSLVAGHPYEKFYILNPAVGIIDGFKWSVLRGQTHLNPQSLVYSTAIVLIFLSLSIVFFRKRENSFVDDI encoded by the coding sequence ATGAAAACACACGAAGTTGTTATTCAAGCCGGGCGTCCTGAACGCTTCTATTGGCGGGATTTATGGCGCAGTCGCGAACTGCTGTACATCCTGTCGATGCGCGACATTTCAGTTCGGTACAAGCAGACGGCGCTGGGCATGTCGTGGAGCCTCATTCGTCCGTTGCTCACCATGCTGGTGCAGACGTTCGTCTTCAGCTTCGTGGCCAAGCTCCCGCCCGATCCGGGTGTGCCCTACGCACTGATGGTGCTGGCAGGCATTACGATCTGGACGTTTTTTTCAAACGCCTTTCAGCAAATTAGCACCAGCATTACGGCCAACGCCAACCTGGTGACGAAGGTTTACTTTCCCCGGCTGGTCATGCCCCTGAGTGCGGTTGCGGTCAGTTTCGTAGACTTTCTGATTGCCTTTGGTCTATTTGTCGGGATTTCGATTTATTACCAATACGTACCTGACTGGCATATTCTGTTTCTGCCCCTGTTTCTGTTGCTGGCCATGCTGGGCGCCTTTGCGTTTGGCCTGTTTTTCGCAGCGATCAACGTGCGGTTTCGGGATGTCGGTCAACTGATCCCGTTCATGATTCAGGTGGGTTTCTACCTGTGCCCGATTGCCTACAGCAGTAGTCTGGTAGCGGGACACCCGTATGAGAAGTTCTACATCCTGAACCCGGCTGTTGGCATCATTGATGGATTTAAGTGGTCGGTGCTTCGCGGACAAACCCATTTAAATCCGCAGAGTTTAGTATATTCAACGGCCATCGTGCTGATCTTTCTAAGTTTGTCTATTGTGTTTTTCCGAAAGCGGGAGAACTCATTCGTAGACGACATTTAA
- a CDS encoding ABC transporter ATP-binding protein gives MSVISVENLSKHYIIDHKKGKGGNSLRDAITHTVKGLFGGKGTDDEVTHEEFWALRDVSFSVEQGDRVGIVGHNGAGKSTLLKILSKIVEPTTGQVRIRGRVASLLEVGTGFHPELTGRENIYLNGSLLGMKREEIKASFDEIVAFAGVERFLDTPVKRYSSGMYVRLGFAISAHLNPEIMIVDEVLAVGDADFQKKSLGKMRDNSASGRTILFVSHNLTAVQALCNKTLYFEKGQLIEQGETNQVVASYLSKVARTRLRREWATPEEAPGNDLVRIRRMELVPEYPQGATHIDVRTPMRIQFEFWNMMDRANLNLSLHVYSLTGECIFNIGSQSQAYGKGLIQGECVIPGYFLNDGTYTISMMIVKDTVTPLFNMEEGITFDVEDYREGVAWYGKWPGYVRPQFPFRVEALESLKEV, from the coding sequence ATGTCGGTTATTTCGGTCGAAAATTTAAGTAAGCACTACATCATTGACCATAAAAAGGGCAAGGGCGGCAATAGCCTGCGCGATGCCATTACCCACACGGTGAAAGGCTTGTTTGGTGGGAAAGGGACCGATGATGAGGTGACACACGAAGAGTTTTGGGCCCTGCGCGACGTCAGCTTTTCGGTTGAACAAGGCGACCGGGTGGGTATCGTGGGCCACAACGGCGCGGGTAAATCGACCCTGTTGAAAATTCTGAGCAAAATTGTCGAACCCACCACCGGTCAGGTACGTATCCGGGGCCGGGTAGCCAGTCTGCTTGAAGTCGGCACGGGTTTTCACCCCGAACTGACGGGCCGCGAGAATATTTACCTCAACGGCTCGCTGCTCGGCATGAAGCGCGAAGAAATCAAAGCTTCCTTTGATGAGATCGTGGCCTTTGCGGGCGTCGAGCGGTTTCTCGATACACCCGTAAAACGGTATTCGTCGGGGATGTACGTGCGGTTGGGCTTTGCCATTTCGGCCCACCTCAACCCCGAAATCATGATTGTCGATGAGGTATTGGCCGTGGGCGACGCCGATTTTCAGAAGAAGAGCCTCGGCAAAATGCGCGACAACTCAGCGAGTGGCCGCACCATTCTGTTTGTAAGCCACAACCTGACGGCCGTGCAGGCGCTTTGCAACAAAACGCTGTATTTCGAGAAGGGGCAACTCATCGAGCAGGGCGAAACCAACCAGGTGGTAGCTTCCTACCTGAGCAAGGTGGCACGTACCCGGCTCCGCCGCGAATGGGCCACGCCCGAGGAAGCGCCCGGCAACGACCTCGTGCGTATCCGGCGGATGGAGCTGGTGCCCGAATACCCACAAGGCGCCACGCATATCGACGTCCGAACGCCCATGCGGATTCAGTTTGAATTCTGGAACATGATGGACCGGGCCAACCTGAACCTGAGCCTGCACGTATACTCGCTTACGGGCGAATGCATTTTCAACATCGGTAGTCAGTCGCAGGCTTACGGCAAAGGGCTGATTCAGGGCGAGTGCGTCATTCCGGGTTATTTCCTCAACGACGGCACCTACACCATCTCGATGATGATCGTGAAAGACACCGTGACGCCGTTGTTCAATATGGAAGAAGGCATCACGTTCGATGTCGAAGACTACCGCGAAGGTGTGGCCTGGTACGGCAAATGGCCAGGCTACGTGCGGCCGCAATTCCCGTTCCGGGTCGAGGCGCTCGAATCGCTCAAGGAGGTGTAG
- a CDS encoding DegT/DnrJ/EryC1/StrS family aminotransferase — MINVTKSYLPDLAEYTRLLEGVWERVHLTNDGPLVRQLEEQMRAYLGVRNLRFCTNGTIVMQIALKAMGITGEVITTPFSYCATTNVLLWEGCTPVFADIRADDFTIDADLIEPLVTERTQAILATHVYGNACQIEQIEAIAHKHNLKVIYDGAHAFGAEYNGRSLLSYGDASTCSFHATKVFHTVEGGCLITPDDDDELATTVQHYRTFGHKFDEYYSMGINAKNSELHAAMGLCVLPKVDELIAARQATSERYDSQLDFSRLQRPTLTTGMTRYNYAYYPVVFASEQALLNTVEALNAQGIAPRRYFYPSLNTLSFLTNAEACPISEDIARRVLCLPLYPGLPDEDVDRICQLVNEAIVEVGV, encoded by the coding sequence ATGATTAACGTTACGAAATCATACCTGCCCGACCTGGCCGAATACACCCGCCTACTGGAGGGCGTGTGGGAACGGGTGCATCTGACCAACGACGGACCGCTCGTTCGGCAGCTGGAAGAGCAGATGCGAGCCTATCTGGGCGTTCGTAACCTGCGTTTTTGCACCAACGGCACCATCGTTATGCAGATCGCGCTCAAGGCGATGGGCATTACGGGTGAAGTAATCACCACGCCTTTTTCGTACTGCGCGACGACCAACGTGTTACTTTGGGAAGGCTGCACACCCGTTTTCGCCGATATCCGGGCCGACGACTTCACCATCGACGCCGATCTGATCGAACCGCTCGTTACCGAACGCACCCAGGCTATTCTGGCTACGCACGTCTATGGCAACGCCTGCCAGATCGAGCAGATCGAAGCCATCGCCCACAAACATAACCTTAAGGTCATCTACGACGGGGCGCATGCCTTTGGGGCGGAGTACAACGGGCGGTCGCTGCTGAGCTACGGTGATGCCAGCACCTGTAGCTTCCACGCCACCAAGGTCTTTCATACCGTGGAAGGCGGGTGCCTGATCACCCCCGACGACGATGACGAACTGGCCACGACGGTGCAGCACTACCGCACCTTCGGCCATAAGTTCGACGAGTATTACAGCATGGGGATCAACGCCAAAAATTCGGAGCTTCACGCCGCTATGGGCCTGTGCGTGCTGCCCAAAGTGGATGAGCTGATCGCCGCCCGGCAGGCTACGTCTGAGCGTTACGACAGTCAGCTTGATTTTTCGCGGCTGCAGCGCCCTACGCTTACCACGGGCATGACCCGCTACAACTACGCCTATTACCCGGTTGTGTTTGCCTCGGAACAGGCGTTGCTGAACACCGTTGAAGCACTAAACGCCCAGGGCATCGCGCCACGGCGTTATTTCTACCCGTCGCTCAACACACTGTCGTTTCTGACTAACGCCGAAGCCTGTCCCATTTCAGAAGATATCGCCCGTCGGGTGCTGTGTCTGCCCCTTTACCCCGGCCTGCCCGATGAAGACGTGGATCGGATCTGCCAGTTGGTCAATGAGGCGATCGTTGAGGTAGGCGTATAA
- a CDS encoding glycosyltransferase family 39 protein, giving the protein MLFFLLLFLTYIGWLAARVARPSLVDWLLTAFLLFTSSVILTGFILSALYQTNHEWVWAFAVFITASIVGFSLRWLAGKPTPVNVGALLQNRRHEAAAWFGDLSLFGKVIYGGLLLTLTILAVTNLAIVVFTVPNEWDSMTGHLNRVVQYMQRGSMRHFGGTNWNIDTYPKSVCTLQIYGYLLMGRFENGFKLIHHLSYWMVLVATFGITQRIGQLRGASARTTLSASFLTALCMALLPDFLMQAVTTETDIVLTAYLSLLIYLLFSYRVGREYRYLYLAGVAFGVAYGHKVTFTLLLPSVFTIMVYTVFWSGPPSADSLLTTWQRTWRLGAAIVVGACLWMLPTGYLKNIEVFGHPIGPPTALRHQSVERAGSLRNLLEQGSRNVVRYGYDLVNLDGLRNVPAGAELNRTMRKPLVWLEDRLHMRLDDETDFSIVPFTFERRFVFTNANPYWGIIGFGLMLPLLILVVLFVLRSPAHFFLAIAVGLHWLALAYSAPYDPFKGRYFTETGMIAVQFVALLVFIPRLNLLKPGHVFLKSYVGLVLTVGALSALFSVFLNIRALPFAWTTPDGYPFPSVFEADRVRVMTIGRPDTYIPYKRFDDMVPDTATVALGTINDDYEYPLYGKNLSRRLIQINPFEQGVQPIPNEATYLFFDKSVIKPRPGDIRLGTDTSARNSPYVVVPGEDYYLRKLK; this is encoded by the coding sequence ATGCTCTTCTTTCTCCTTCTCTTTCTAACCTACATAGGCTGGCTGGCAGCGCGTGTGGCGCGTCCATCGCTGGTCGACTGGTTGCTGACCGCATTCCTGCTGTTTACCAGCAGCGTCATCCTGACGGGCTTTATTCTGTCGGCGCTCTACCAGACCAATCACGAGTGGGTATGGGCCTTTGCGGTCTTCATCACGGCGAGTATCGTCGGGTTTAGCCTCCGTTGGCTCGCGGGCAAACCAACCCCGGTCAACGTCGGTGCATTGCTGCAAAACCGGCGGCACGAAGCAGCCGCCTGGTTTGGCGACCTGTCACTGTTTGGAAAAGTGATCTACGGCGGGCTGTTGCTCACCCTGACCATTCTGGCGGTGACCAACCTGGCGATTGTCGTGTTCACCGTACCCAACGAGTGGGATAGCATGACGGGCCACCTCAACCGGGTGGTGCAATACATGCAGCGGGGCAGCATGCGCCACTTCGGCGGTACCAACTGGAACATCGACACGTACCCGAAGAGCGTCTGCACGCTTCAGATCTACGGGTATCTGCTGATGGGTCGCTTCGAAAATGGTTTTAAGCTGATCCATCACCTCTCTTACTGGATGGTGCTGGTCGCCACGTTTGGTATCACCCAGCGCATAGGGCAGCTACGCGGTGCCAGCGCCCGCACAACGTTGTCGGCCAGCTTCCTGACGGCGCTCTGCATGGCTCTGCTGCCCGATTTTCTGATGCAGGCCGTAACGACCGAGACCGACATCGTGTTGACCGCCTACCTGAGCCTGCTGATCTACCTGCTCTTCAGCTACCGCGTCGGGCGGGAATACCGCTACCTCTACCTGGCGGGCGTTGCCTTCGGGGTAGCTTATGGCCACAAAGTCACCTTCACGCTGCTGCTGCCATCGGTCTTCACGATCATGGTCTACACCGTATTCTGGTCGGGGCCGCCTTCGGCTGATTCACTCCTGACGACCTGGCAACGTACCTGGCGGCTGGGCGCGGCCATTGTAGTCGGCGCCTGCCTCTGGATGCTCCCCACGGGTTACCTTAAAAACATCGAAGTATTTGGTCACCCCATTGGCCCCCCGACGGCCCTGCGGCATCAATCCGTAGAGCGGGCGGGGTCACTGCGCAACCTGCTGGAACAGGGCTCACGCAACGTCGTTCGCTATGGCTATGATCTGGTGAATCTCGACGGGCTGCGGAACGTACCTGCGGGGGCAGAACTCAACCGGACCATGCGCAAACCGCTGGTGTGGCTCGAAGACCGCCTCCACATGCGCCTCGATGATGAGACGGATTTTTCGATCGTCCCGTTCACCTTCGAGCGGCGGTTTGTCTTCACCAACGCCAACCCGTATTGGGGCATCATCGGCTTCGGCCTTATGCTCCCGTTGCTGATCCTGGTCGTGCTATTCGTGCTGCGGTCGCCCGCGCACTTCTTTCTGGCCATTGCCGTCGGGCTGCACTGGCTGGCCCTCGCCTACTCGGCCCCATATGACCCCTTTAAGGGCCGCTATTTCACCGAAACGGGCATGATCGCCGTTCAGTTTGTGGCGTTGCTGGTGTTCATCCCACGCCTCAACCTCCTGAAACCGGGCCATGTTTTCCTAAAAAGTTACGTTGGCCTGGTGCTGACCGTAGGCGCGTTGTCGGCGCTGTTTAGCGTTTTCCTGAATATCCGTGCCCTGCCATTTGCCTGGACAACGCCCGATGGTTACCCCTTCCCTTCGGTCTTTGAAGCCGACCGCGTGCGCGTCATGACCATCGGCCGACCCGACACCTACATCCCTTACAAACGCTTCGACGACATGGTACCCGACACCGCCACCGTGGCGCTGGGCACCATCAATGACGACTACGAGTACCCGCTTTACGGCAAAAACCTGTCGCGCCGACTCATTCAGATCAACCCGTTTGAGCAGGGCGTGCAGCCCATTCCCAACGAAGCGACGTACCTGTTCTTCGACAAGAGCGTGATCAAGCCCCGCCCCGGCGACATTCGCCTCGGCACCGATACCAGCGCCCGCAACAGCCCCTACGTGGTTGTACCCGGCGAAGACTATTATTTACGTAAACTGAAATAA
- a CDS encoding WbqC family protein: MTLAIMQPYFLPYIGYMQLLNAVDTFVFYDDVAFINRGWVNRNRILVGGKELLFTVPLKDASQNKAIRDIALANDPKWRGKLLRTIEQSYRKAPLFAEVMPMTERIINFEAGSQTDVSVADYIFHSFTELTTYLSITTRLVATSGIYQNSQLKAQERIIDICRQEGADRYINPIGGTELYSQPGFDQIGCELAFMQARRVTYPQHGAAEFVPWLSILDILMNNTADAIRPMLTEFDLITNERLSE; the protein is encoded by the coding sequence ATGACGCTCGCCATCATGCAACCGTATTTTCTGCCGTATATCGGCTACATGCAGTTGCTCAATGCTGTCGATACCTTCGTTTTTTACGACGATGTCGCCTTCATCAATCGCGGCTGGGTGAACCGGAATCGGATTTTGGTGGGTGGCAAGGAGTTGCTGTTTACGGTGCCGCTGAAAGACGCCAGCCAGAACAAAGCCATCCGCGACATCGCACTGGCCAACGATCCGAAATGGCGGGGCAAATTGCTGCGGACCATCGAGCAAAGCTACCGCAAAGCGCCGCTCTTTGCCGAGGTGATGCCCATGACCGAGCGGATCATCAACTTTGAGGCCGGTAGCCAGACCGACGTCTCGGTAGCCGATTATATTTTTCACAGCTTCACCGAGCTCACCACGTACCTGAGCATCACCACGCGGCTGGTGGCTACCTCGGGGATTTACCAGAACAGCCAGCTGAAAGCCCAGGAACGCATTATCGACATTTGCCGACAGGAAGGCGCCGACCGCTACATTAACCCGATTGGCGGCACGGAGTTATATTCGCAACCGGGATTCGATCAGATCGGCTGCGAACTGGCGTTTATGCAGGCTCGGCGGGTAACGTACCCACAGCACGGTGCGGCCGAGTTTGTCCCCTGGCTGTCGATTCTGGACATTTTGATGAACAACACCGCAGACGCCATCCGGCCGATGCTCACTGAGTTTGACCTTATAACCAATGAGCGATTGAGTGAATAA
- a CDS encoding acetyltransferase, with amino-acid sequence MAKIIIFGVLDTAELAHFYLTHDSDHEVVAFTVNREYLTDASFKGLPVVAFEDVETLFPPSEYQFFAPMTGRNMNRNREKVYNEAKAKGYKFISYISSKATTFGNEIGENCFILEDNTIQPFTTIGNNVVLWSGNHIGHHGRIDDHVFFTSHVVMSGHCHIHSYCFFGVNSTIRDYLTVAEGTLLAMSAALYKDSEAWGVYIGNPPKKGPKPSYETY; translated from the coding sequence ATGGCTAAAATCATCATTTTCGGGGTCCTCGACACGGCAGAGCTGGCCCATTTTTACCTGACGCACGACTCCGACCATGAGGTAGTGGCCTTCACCGTCAACCGGGAATACCTGACCGATGCGTCATTCAAAGGCCTACCAGTGGTGGCGTTTGAAGACGTCGAGACGCTCTTTCCGCCGAGCGAGTACCAATTTTTCGCGCCCATGACCGGCCGGAACATGAACCGCAACCGGGAGAAGGTGTACAACGAAGCCAAAGCCAAAGGCTACAAGTTCATCTCGTACATCAGCTCGAAAGCCACTACGTTCGGCAACGAAATCGGCGAAAACTGCTTCATCCTCGAAGACAACACCATCCAGCCGTTCACAACGATCGGCAACAACGTGGTGCTGTGGAGCGGTAACCACATCGGCCACCACGGCCGCATCGACGACCACGTCTTTTTCACCTCACACGTGGTAATGTCGGGGCATTGCCACATTCATTCCTACTGTTTCTTTGGCGTCAACAGCACCATCCGCGATTACCTCACGGTAGCCGAAGGCACCCTGCTGGCCATGTCGGCGGCTCTTTACAAAGACTCGGAAGCCTGGGGCGTTTACATCGGCAATCCGCCCAAAAAAGGACCCAAGCCTAGCTACGAGACATACTGA
- a CDS encoding glycosyltransferase family 4 protein — MRLLLIGHDANRAGAQLVLLYLMRLLKADGISMHLLLGEGGPLEADYRALAPVTIWPQTNGHLVSPNADKVLGKLGLWHRQANRRDKRHQRTIAQELQLKGVDAVLVNTVSGAQWLRQLPLADNVPVIAYLHELTMSVQLYTRPDDLRYLFSRAQHLLTVSEATAHFYETRFQVPAERISLFTLIDVDTIRQRVADASQPNSTPLLDVPADAVVVGGCGNAEWRKGNDLFVALARMVNQLPGAPVYFVWVGMPPSTLRDDLWHDVEKAGLADHVRFIEPTSDVLRYMARFDVFLLCSREDPYPLVVLEAGASQLPVVCFAGAGGAPELVEADGGAVVPYLDLNAMAMALRQLANDPARRQQQGHRLSQKIDQRHNSRRSIDQLLGLLTQLTTA, encoded by the coding sequence ATGCGGTTGCTGCTTATTGGTCATGATGCCAATCGGGCGGGGGCTCAATTGGTGCTGCTGTACCTGATGCGCCTGCTGAAGGCAGATGGCATTTCCATGCACTTGCTGCTGGGCGAAGGCGGCCCCCTCGAAGCCGACTACCGGGCGCTGGCACCGGTGACGATCTGGCCCCAGACCAACGGCCACCTGGTAAGCCCCAACGCCGATAAAGTCTTGGGCAAGCTGGGGCTTTGGCATCGGCAGGCCAACCGGCGCGACAAACGGCATCAGCGAACGATTGCGCAGGAACTACAGCTCAAGGGGGTCGATGCGGTGCTGGTCAATACGGTGTCGGGGGCTCAGTGGCTGCGGCAGTTGCCCCTCGCCGACAACGTACCTGTGATTGCCTATTTGCATGAACTAACGATGTCGGTGCAGCTTTACACCCGCCCCGATGATCTGCGGTATCTGTTCAGCCGGGCGCAACACCTGCTGACGGTTTCGGAGGCAACGGCTCACTTTTACGAAACGCGCTTTCAGGTGCCCGCCGAGCGCATTTCGCTGTTTACGCTCATCGACGTCGACACGATTCGTCAACGTGTGGCCGACGCCAGCCAACCCAACAGCACGCCCCTGCTCGACGTACCGGCGGATGCGGTTGTCGTTGGCGGCTGTGGCAATGCCGAGTGGCGCAAAGGGAACGACCTGTTCGTGGCGCTGGCCCGCATGGTCAATCAGTTACCGGGGGCGCCTGTCTATTTCGTCTGGGTTGGTATGCCGCCCAGCACGCTCCGCGACGACCTCTGGCACGACGTTGAAAAGGCGGGGCTCGCCGATCACGTCCGGTTCATCGAGCCAACGTCCGACGTGCTGCGCTACATGGCCCGATTCGACGTGTTTCTGCTTTGCTCGCGCGAAGATCCCTACCCGCTTGTCGTGCTTGAGGCGGGGGCCAGTCAGTTGCCAGTTGTTTGCTTTGCCGGAGCCGGAGGCGCGCCCGAACTGGTTGAAGCCGATGGCGGCGCCGTTGTACCTTACCTGGACCTGAACGCGATGGCAATGGCACTGCGCCAACTCGCCAACGACCCGGCCCGTCGGCAGCAACAGGGCCACCGCCTGAGCCAGAAAATCGACCAACGACACAACAGCCGCCGAAGCATCGATCAGTTGCTCGGTCTGCTGACCCAACTAACGACTGCATGA